cccGAGCAACTCAGGCTGAGGGCTAAACTTTCATAACCAGGGTTCAGGGACTACAAGTGGCTGTGGTGGTAAATCTATCTAGATGTCCCTGATGTGCATCCCACCTCCACACACTAGTGTCCTCACCTTGTTTCCAACCCAGATACCCCAAGCCTAGTTCCATGGGGTTAGAAGAGCATGCCCCTAGCTAACACAGGCCCTGGGTTTCCGCGTCCATATCGGGATACAACCCCCCTTCCCAGGGTAACCCAGCCTGCTCCAACCTCTTTAACTTCAGGGTGGCCGAATACCCAAGTCCTTTTCCAGGTGTCTCTGATGCAAGCCCTATGTCATCCCAATCCCACGACTTGGGCTCCCAAACTCTTGGCCCCTGAATCCCTGCTGAGCTTCCATCTCCGGCTTACCCTCAGGCTTCTACGTGACTCTGGTGGTGCATCGCTGGTGGAACCAGTACCTATGCATGCCTCTGCCCGACGCCCTCATGTGCGCGGTGGTCGGCACCGTGCATGGGCGCGACGATCGAGGCCGCCTCTACCGGCGCACGCTCATGCGCTACGCAGGGCTCTCAGCGGTGCTGATCCTTCGTTCGGTCAGCACAGCAGTCTTCAAGCGCTTCCCCACCATAGACCATGTGGTCGAGGCTGGTGAGTCTTTGGCCAGAGGATGGCAGGGCCAGACAGGAGAGCGGTCCAAGTAACCTCGGATCACCCCCCCCCCTCCAGGATTTATGACCCGCGAGGAGCGCAAGAAGTTCGAGAACTTGAACTCATCTTACAACAAGTACTGGGTGCCCTGCGTGTGGTTCTCTAGCCTGGCGGCGCAGGCGCGGCGGGAGGGGCGCATCCGCGACAACAGTGCCCTTAAGCTGCTGCTGGAGGTGGGCCTGAGGGGAAGGTATACCTGTAGAATAGAGAGCATTGTGGCTCTCTATTTTGGAGTGGGTCGAGGGCGGCTGGCCTCGCACCTCCCGATAGTCCGTAGTCCCAGCACCCTTACCAATGCACTTATTTCCATGGGGGCAGCCCTGTAGTGCATGGTACCCCCAACCAGTTGTACATCACAACCAAATACCCTGTCGCTCCTGGAGACAACGGCCTAATTCCTGActtgtgacctctctccatctGGGTACTCACACTTAATCTCCACATGAACTCGTTGTTCAGCCCATTCGTGACTCACATCTGCCCGTAGGAGCTGAATGCGTTTCGGAGCAAATGTGGGATGCTGTTTCACTACGACTGGATTAGCATACCCCTCGTCTACACCCAGGTAACTTTTCCGTGCCTCCATTTACACTCAGCTTAGGAAACCCCATTCCTCTTAAGGGAAAACGGAGGTCAGTCATGATGATACGCATCTGTACTTacccccagcattcaggaagctgagcagGAGGACCCCAAGTTTGAAACCAGGCTAGATTACATAGCGAGATCACTTCTCAGTTACAGAGTGTAGGGAATGAAAGCCAGCTTAAACTCAGTCACCCTGATGATGCTCATTGCTGGCCCTGATCTTTCCATCACTCCCTGAGgcacggggggtggggggagggcagaaGTGATCTCGTTTCCATTTGCCTGGCCCCCAGGTAGTGACGATCGCCGTGTACAGCTACTTCCTGGCTTGCCTCATCGGCCGTCAGTTCCTCGACCCTGCACAGGGCTACAAAGACCACACCTTGGACCTGTGCGTTCCCATCTTCACCTTACTGCAGTTCTTCTTCTATGCCGGCTGGCTGAAGGTGGGTGGGGCGGCGTGGGGGCGGGGGAGGCGGAACGGAAGAGTGGGGCGTGAAAGACTGTCCTAGCTCCACCTGACTCTCTTCTCTGTTCTCAGGTAGCCGAGCAACTCATCAACCCTTTCGGAGAGGACGACGACGACTTTGAGACCAACTTTCTTATTGACCGCAACTTTCAGGTCAGAGTCTCCCCCTGGTGGTCACAGGAGTTTCCTAAGTGGTCCCAGACTCGCCCTTCTTCTTTGGTCACACACCATGAGggctccacccaccccaccctgcgTGTCCACATCCTCAGGTGTCGATGCTAGCCGTGGACGAGATGTATGACGACTTGGCTATGCTGGAGAAAGATCTATACTGGGACGCGGCAGAGGCTCGCGCGCCCTACACCGCGGCCACGGCTTTCCTGCTGCAGCAGCCCTCGTTCCAGGGCTCCACCTTTGACATAGCGTGAGCTAGCCCGGGGGGCGTGGCTTAGGACTCTGCTGGCCCAGATGGATCACGGGTCCGTGGcattaatgggggggggggcaaaggggGCCTCCAGTAACCAAACTAGGCAATTTGGCGCACAAAGGTGGCGTAATCCAggaaccctagcacttgggaggtggagccaAGGGGATCAGGAGTTCCTTATGTAGAGAGATCAAGTTTGGGGCTTTGACCGGGATGGGAACTGGTCATTAGTTGGAGACTGGGAGCAGATCTAAAGTCTTTTAGAGACGATGGGACCACGTTTGAGATTGTAGTGCCAGAAGATATGGCTAAATCTCTCAGAGTGACACAAGGTGTGGGTGGAGCTAGGTAAAAATCTCATGTGCCTCGGATCCACTTTCTGGATCCTGAAGAAAAAAGACAGGGATGAAGGTAGGGTCTAGTGTATCATGCAAGAGGTCCTAACTTCCACCTCAAACACTGCTaaacagacagagatagatagatagagagccCTGgatttggtggcacacatctgtagcCAGTCCCAGGACAGCGGAGACAGAGAGGTTCCTTcaccaagtttgaggccagtctggattgTACAGTGAATTTCAGGTCTGTTtacagttacatagtgagactttgtcaaaacaaacaacaaacacacacacacagagagagagagagagagagagagagagagagagagagagagagagagagagagagagaggaacctCCCCTGGGAATTTATCTCTTGTCCCTAATCTTTCCCtctactaaaaaaataaaacaacaaccaaactaATACCAGATAATCAGaccgtggtggcgcacacctttaatcccagagctcgggagatagagacaggcggatctatgtgagttcgaggccagcctggtttacagagttagtACTAGGACAGCTACataaacaaaccctgtctcagaaaaacaaaaacaaacaaacaaaaaaaaaacagaaaactagaatCAACGCAAAGGAGCGAGGCCTCGGTGCTGACCCCTGTCCTTCCTCCAGGCTGGCTAAAGAGGACATGCAGTTCCAGCGGCTGGACGGCGTGGACGGCCCACTGGGAGAGGCTCATGGGGACTTTCTGCAGCGCCTCCTGCCGGCGGGTGCCGGCACTGTGGGTCCGCTGGGGCGGCGCCTGTCGCTGTTAAGGCGTAAGAACAGCTGCGTGTCCGAGGCGTCCACCGCGGCCAGCTGTGGGTGTGCAGGCACGGCGGACAGCGGAGGCGTTGAGTGCAGTTGTGGAGAGCCATTGCTCGACCCCAGCCTGAGGGAGCCGGAGCTCGAGCCCCCAACGTGTCCTGAGCCGCCTGCCCCCATCCTGGGGCCGACTGCTGAACCTTTCACCACCGTGCCCATTCCAGGGCCCCGAGCTCCGGCGCCGCCTT
The DNA window shown above is from Cricetulus griseus strain 17A/GY chromosome 3, alternate assembly CriGri-PICRH-1.0, whole genome shotgun sequence and carries:
- the Best2 gene encoding bestrophin-2 isoform X2; this encodes MTVTYTARVANARFGGFSQLLLLWRGSIYKLLWRELLCFLGLYMALSAAYRFLLAEEQKRYFEKLVMYCDQYASLIPVSFVLGFYVTLVVHRWWNQYLCMPLPDALMCAVVGTVHGRDDRGRLYRRTLMRYAGLSAVLILRSVSTAVFKRFPTIDHVVEAGFMTREERKKFENLNSSYNKYWVPCVWFSSLAAQARREGRIRDNSALKLLLEELNAFRSKCGMLFHYDWISIPLVYTQVVTIAVYSYFLACLIGRQFLDPAQGYKDHTLDLCVPIFTLLQFFFYAGWLKVAEQLINPFGEDDDDFETNFLIDRNFQVSMLAVDEMYDDLAMLEKDLYWDAAEARAPYTAATAFLLQQPSFQGSTFDIALAKEDMQFQRLDGVDGPLGEAHGDFLQRLLPAGAGTVGPLGRRLSLLRRKNSCVSEASTAASCGCAGTADSGGVECSCGEPLLDPSLREPELEPPTCPEPPAPILGPTAEPFTTVPIPGPRAPAPPWLPSPIGEEEESPA